Genomic DNA from Bacteroidales bacterium:
TTGTCTTTTACCTAAACCCGACGGCGTTTTTAAAACCTGTCGGGGTTTGGGGAACTACTGGATTTTGGAGCTGCAATGGATGCTGCACCTCCCAAACCCCATCGGGTCCTCCTATCGTCGGACTCCAATGGGTTTGTGGTTTCCTGGCATTTAAGTTTGGGGGGTGCGGATTCGATAAAGTACTTTAAACCATCGCGAAATCTAACTATTTAACAAAATCAGTGGAGTCCTGAAGGGGCTAGGCGGCCAAACTGACATTATAAATAAATATGAAACCGGAATTGATTCCAAATTACTGACAAATCGCAAGATTTCGGGGACTGGTGCGGCTTTTTTTAATAAACTTGCACTTTTTTGATCCCATCATGGAAGAACTGAAACCCATCCAATCAGCGTTGATTTCAGTGTATCATAAGGACCGGGTTGATATCATTGCCAGGCACCTTCATGCACTTGATATTCAGATATTTTCAACCGGAGGAACCTTTGATTATATCCAATCATTAGGCATCCCTGTTACTACTGTGGAAAGTCTGACCTCCTATCCATCCATTCTCGGTGGCAGGGTAAAAACTTTACATCCCAAAGTTTTTGGCGGCATCCTTTACCGTCGTGAGTTCGAAAGTGATCAGTCACAAATAAAAGAATATGATATCCCACCCATTGACCTGGTAATGGTAGACCTTTATCCATTTGAATCTACTGTAGCTTCAGGTTCAGCACATGAGGATATTATTGAAAAGATTGACATCGGGGGGATTTCATTGATACGAGCCGCTGCCAAAAATTACCGGGATGTAGTAATCATTCCCTCTGCCGCCCAATATGATGACCTGATCCGGATCCTGGAAGAGAAAAAAGGATTTACCAGTCTGCAGGACCGATACTACCTTGCAGCCCAGGCGTTCAATGTATCATCACATTACGACACTGCTATTTTCAACTACTTTAATAAGGAAACCGGAATCAAAGCATTCAAAAAGAGCATACTTCAATCTGAACCCATGCGGTATGGTGAAAATCCTCACCAGGAAGGAACTTTTTATGGAGATACTACCAGTGTTTTTGAGCAACACAATGGAAAGGCCATTTCCTATAATAATCTTGTTGACCTTGATGCCGCAATTGCATTGATCTCTGAATTTAATGAACCTACCTTTGCTATCATAAAACATACCAATGCCTGTGGAGTGGCAACGCGCCAGAATCTTACAGAAGCATGGAAAGATGCACTTGCCGGTGACCCCATCTCAGCATTTGGCGGAGTGATTGCAACCAATCGCATCATTGATACCGAAACAGCAGAAGAGATCAACAAATTATTCTTTGAAATAATTATTGCACCGGATTATGAAAAAAATGCATTAGAAATCCTGAAATCAAAGAAAAATAGAATAATTTTGCAGCATAAACCGACTGATTTTCAGGCTAAACAGTTTAAGTCAGTACTTAATGGCCTTATTGAGCAAGACAAGGACAACCACACGGAAGGCCTTGCCGATATGAAGGTTGTTACTCATACTGCACCTGATAATCAACAGTTTAAAGATTTAATTTTCGCCAATATTCTGGTTAAGCATCTTAAGAGTAATGCAATTGTACTGGCAAAAAACAGTCAATTGTTGGGTTCTGGCTGTGGTATGACTTCAAGGGTTGATGCCTTGAAACATGCAATCAAAAAAGCTGCAGAATTTGGACTTGATCTACATGGAGCTGTAATGGCTTCAGATGCTTATTTCCCTTTTGCCGATTCCGTAGGGATCGCATCAGAGTCAGGGATTAAAGCAGTGATTCAACCGGGTGGATCCGTTAGAGATGAAGATTCAATCCGGTTTTGTAACGAAAATGGAATACCGATGGTTTTCACCGGTATCAGGCATTTTAAACATTGATCCAACATTGAAGTAAACAGGCTCCGGCCTTTAATACAAAAAATATTTACATGGGACTTTTCTCATTTCTTACCAAAGAGATTGCGATGGACCTTGGCACAGCCAATACCATCATTATATATAATGACAAGGTTGTGGTGGATGAACCATCCATCATTGCTATTGAACGCAACACAGGGAAAGTCCTGGCAGTTGGGAAAAAGGCGATGATGATGCATGGGAAAACCCATGAAAACATCAAAACGATCCGCCCTTTACGTGATGGTGTTATCGCTGATTTCCAGTCGGCTGAATACATGATCCGTGAGCTTATCAAAATGATCGGGCCCAGCCGCAGTCTTTTCCCACCTGCTTTACGAATGGTCATTTGCATCCCTTCCGGAATCACCGAAGTTGAAGAACGTGCTGTTAAGGATTCAGCTGAACAAGCTGGTGCCAAAGAAGTAAGACTTATCCATGAACCAATGGCAGCTGCTATCGGTATTGGTATCGATGTTCTGGAACCTACCGGAAATATGATCATTGATATAGGGGGAGGAACCAGCGAAATTGCCGTTATTGCCCTTGGTGGTATCGTAAATAATAAATCCATCCGCATTGCCGGCGACGATTTCAATAGTGATATTGAAGAATATATGCGGAAACAGCATAATATCAACATTGGTGAACGCACTGCAGAAATGATAAAAATTGAAGTTGGTGCCGCCATGACAGAGATCGATAATCCCCCGCCTGACTATGCTGTTCATGGCAGGGATATGCTCACAGGGATCCCAAAAGAGATCTATGTAAATTATGCCGAGATCGCACATGCATTGGATAAATCCATTTCCAAAATCGAAGCCGCTGTACTCAACGCACTCGAAATGACGCCCCCTGAGTTATCTGCAGATATCTTCAAAACCGGTATCTACCTGGCCGGTGGTGGTTCATTGCTGCGTGGCCTCGACAAGCGTCTGCACCTCAAAACCAAACTCCCTGTTCATGTTGCCGATGACCCATTACATGCAGTTGCCCGCGGAACAGGTATCGCGCTGAAAAACTTCGACAAGTTTACATTCCTTATCAAATAGCAGAGGCATTAACCTGCATAGGAAAGAAGTATGCGTAATCTACTGGCATTTATTATTCGCTATAACTTCCTGCTGCTATTTCTGCTGTTTGAATCACTAGCCTTAATTCTGCTGGTCAATTCGACATACTATCAGCGATCAGTGCTGCAAAGTGTCGGGAATGGTATTTCCGGCAAATTCTATACATCCATCAGTGATGTTTCCGAATACCTTAAACTTCGCAGAACCAATGAACTGCTGGCTTCTGAGAATGCTATGTTAAGACAGATGAAAGGACTGTCTTTCATCAAAACCGATACCGCCACCTTCTGGGTTGAGGATACCCTTTATAAGCAGCGTTACAAGTATATTGTTTCCAGGGTGATCAATAATACTGTAGGTAAAAGGAATAACTACATTATGCTTAATAAGGGCCGTCGTCATGGTATTGATAAAGATATGGCTGTTATCACTTCCAACGGTATTGTTGGAACAGTAGTGAGTGTATCTGATAACTTCGCCTGGGTAATGAGTGTCCTCAATAAACAAACCCGGATCAGCGGAAGAATCAGGAAAAATAACCAGATGGGTACAATCGTTTGGAATGGGCTGAATCCAATGTATGGGACATTGACCGACATCCCTGCCCATGTTAAAATAGCGAAAGGGGATACCATTGTAAGTAGTGGATTCTCCTATATCTTCCCTGCAAATCTGATGATCGGAACTATTGAAGATTTCCGGGTTGAACAGGGGGAACATTTCTATGTTATTCCTTTTAAGTTCAGTGTTGACTTCAATAGCCTGGATTATGTATACGTGGTGAGAAATCTGCTTAAAGTAGAGCAGGAAGAGCTGGAAAAAACGACGGAGGTGAATGGAAATGAGTAGGCTGGTTATTGTAAATATCGCCCGATTCATACTGTTGCTCATGCTGCAGATACTGGTTTTGAACCGTATCAGCTTCTATGGTTTCCTAAATCCTTACGTATATATACTATTCATCTTTT
This window encodes:
- the purH gene encoding bifunctional phosphoribosylaminoimidazolecarboxamide formyltransferase/IMP cyclohydrolase; the protein is MEELKPIQSALISVYHKDRVDIIARHLHALDIQIFSTGGTFDYIQSLGIPVTTVESLTSYPSILGGRVKTLHPKVFGGILYRREFESDQSQIKEYDIPPIDLVMVDLYPFESTVASGSAHEDIIEKIDIGGISLIRAAAKNYRDVVIIPSAAQYDDLIRILEEKKGFTSLQDRYYLAAQAFNVSSHYDTAIFNYFNKETGIKAFKKSILQSEPMRYGENPHQEGTFYGDTTSVFEQHNGKAISYNNLVDLDAAIALISEFNEPTFAIIKHTNACGVATRQNLTEAWKDALAGDPISAFGGVIATNRIIDTETAEEINKLFFEIIIAPDYEKNALEILKSKKNRIILQHKPTDFQAKQFKSVLNGLIEQDKDNHTEGLADMKVVTHTAPDNQQFKDLIFANILVKHLKSNAIVLAKNSQLLGSGCGMTSRVDALKHAIKKAAEFGLDLHGAVMASDAYFPFADSVGIASESGIKAVIQPGGSVRDEDSIRFCNENGIPMVFTGIRHFKH
- a CDS encoding rod shape-determining protein gives rise to the protein MGLFSFLTKEIAMDLGTANTIIIYNDKVVVDEPSIIAIERNTGKVLAVGKKAMMMHGKTHENIKTIRPLRDGVIADFQSAEYMIRELIKMIGPSRSLFPPALRMVICIPSGITEVEERAVKDSAEQAGAKEVRLIHEPMAAAIGIGIDVLEPTGNMIIDIGGGTSEIAVIALGGIVNNKSIRIAGDDFNSDIEEYMRKQHNINIGERTAEMIKIEVGAAMTEIDNPPPDYAVHGRDMLTGIPKEIYVNYAEIAHALDKSISKIEAAVLNALEMTPPELSADIFKTGIYLAGGGSLLRGLDKRLHLKTKLPVHVADDPLHAVARGTGIALKNFDKFTFLIK
- the mreC gene encoding rod shape-determining protein MreC; the protein is MRNLLAFIIRYNFLLLFLLFESLALILLVNSTYYQRSVLQSVGNGISGKFYTSISDVSEYLKLRRTNELLASENAMLRQMKGLSFIKTDTATFWVEDTLYKQRYKYIVSRVINNTVGKRNNYIMLNKGRRHGIDKDMAVITSNGIVGTVVSVSDNFAWVMSVLNKQTRISGRIRKNNQMGTIVWNGLNPMYGTLTDIPAHVKIAKGDTIVSSGFSYIFPANLMIGTIEDFRVEQGEHFYVIPFKFSVDFNSLDYVYVVRNLLKVEQEELEKTTEVNGNE